From the genome of Alicyclobacillus sp. SO9:
GGCCTCGTTTGTCAGCCAGATAGTCAAAAACACGACAAGAACCATTGATGCCGTTGCCAAGGGACGGCGAAATGGATGACGTTCCTTCCTGGTATCAAGCCAAGGTACAAACATCAACAACAATGCACCAATTCCAGGAACGAGAACTCCGCCGAAAAATCCGCCGGGAAGTCCAAAAATAAGTCCGGAACCAGGATAGTACTTAAGAAACTGATAAATAAATAGAAAGTACCAGTCCGGCACAGGGATGAACGATGTATCGTCCGGATTTGCTTTTGCACCCAGTGTAACGTGGTTGAATATAACCCATAAGACAAATCCCAGTAGAAAAACGGAACCGGCAATCCACTCTTTCAGAAGAAAATTGGGAATAAAGGGTTCATATCCAGAGTTAGCTTTAAGGTTGTGCCGGTACCTAGGAGTACCGGGTATTCGCTCGCCTCCAGCCATGTCAGTGACCTCCTTGAACAACTCGATGTACTCTGCCAACCGGGATGAGTGTGCCCGGTTAAACGCATTCCTACAACGGACCAGCGATGTGTTGTGTGCGAATCATAATAAAGTGCAACGCTAACAAAACCAGTAGAGCTGCTGGTAAGAAGAACACGTGAATCGCAAAGAACCGAGCCAAGGTCAGAGCACCCACGGTATGGCTGCCGACTAACAGAGTCTGCAAATACGGTCCAATTCCAGGAATAGAACCAGCAATCTTACTTCCCACAGATGTTGCCCAATATGCTTTTTGATCCCAGGGCAACAAATAACCAGTAAAACCGAATGCGAGGACTACAAAAAAGATGAGGACTCCAACAACCCAGTTCAGCTCTCGCGGTTTTTTGTATGCCCCTGTAAAGAACACGCGGAGCATGTGTAAAAACATCATCACAATGACAAGACTTGCACCCCAAAAGTGCATTCCGCGAACGACCTGTCCCAGCAGTACCTGATCGGTGATGTACTTGACACTGTACCAGGCGTTCGTGATATCCGGTGTGTAGTACATGGCCAGGAACATTCCTGACAGGATTTGCGTAACGATGACCAGAAACGTCAAACCTCCAAAGCAGTAAATAAAGGCCGACATTTTGATTGCCGGATTGACGTGTGCAGGAACGTCGTGGTCTGCGACATCACGCCAGAGCGGGGTGACGTTCAACCGCTCATCAATCCAATCGTACGCTCTTTTCAATGTTATCACCTACCCGGAGCGGTTGATTTGCAGCAGTGCATCCCAAAGGCGGTATGGTTTAGAAACTATCTCCGAAGCACGGCAAAAGTTCAGCCACTGCTGCGGACCGTTGGGAGATTTATGTATTGAGCCCTGCTGCACGCGTTAATCTTATCCTTCAAAAAAGTAAGGTGTCAAGATAATTAGAGGCCGTAAACTAACTGCTGTGACGCGGTTTACGAGATTTGTGACAAATTCCTCATAAACTGTTCGCAGATTCATCCCAGAGGGCTGTTACGGACTCAAAAATTTCGTTTGCCATCATTTCAAGCAACCGCTCTCCTTCGTCTGCCATTGCCTGCGAATCCGCTTCTGAAAGACCTACAATTTCTCGCTCTGGGCTCTGCCAATAAACATAAGTTGCATGAGACAGATAGAAAAATGCGTCACTGAGCCGTTCTTCAGGGACACGTTGCTTGAGCCACTGAAACCAATCAAAGATGAGCCACTTTCCCTGACCATCGGGGAGGTCCATCAGCGTCTTCTCTTGAAGGTGGAGTCGTTCCGCGATGACAATTCCATATTTAACTTGATACCCTGCCATAAAACTCATAGTGTGGGCCCAATCAGAAAACGGCTGGCCCTGCCACAGACTGAATCCCGCGTCCAAAAGGGTCATTCTCCCGCGAAACCGTTCCAACACTTGTCCGCACAACTGCTGCGAGATGAGTTTGGCAGCCGTTCTTGGAGAGGCGGCGTCGAGGGGGATCCCCGTGTCTGTCATTACCAGCAGCGTGTCCACATTTGAACTGTACTCCGAAAATTGATTGGGTGTAAGCAATTCGAATCGCATAAGTTTTCAATCTCCTCCCCCGTACTCTTGTATGGAAACCGGTTGTCCGGGACAACTGCGCGTGAACGGGTTGTGTTAGAAGGTATCACATGTATATACACTATGACAAACGGAAGCGGTGGAAATTGGGGGAGTCAGCTAAGAAGGGTGAACCCAATAAAAATCACGCCGTGATAAATGACGGCGTGATTTCTTGTCTTTCATGTACTACAAGGACGGCGAAGCCGATGCATCGAAGTCTATAAGGCGTTGACTGGCCTCGAGGAACAACTCGTAATTTCCAACATCCAATGCATTGTTTACTTGTTGCATGAGTTGACTTCGCTGATAATCGTGGACCGCTTTTTCTATTGCCAACTCTGCCTGAAGTGATATCATTTCGCGCAGTGCAGGTTCCATTTCACGCGTTGGTATCTCTTCAAGCACCGCTCCGTACGCTTCACTTGTCCCACGGTCTTTAAAGAAAAGCCCAACGTAGATTTCTTCGTCAGGATGTTGATACAAGTCTAGAAAAGCCTGTTCGACGTCAGTAGAAACGGGTTTGTTTCTGCGATAGTAACGAAACGGTGCCACGGGAACACACTTTGTTGCGATGACAATCACCCGAGAAAGTTGACGAAAGTTCTCTACAAAATGAACTCTGCGTAGTACATTCTCGCGCGTCATCATATAGCGCATGAGCATCTCCGCTTCGCGACTTTGCAATTGGTAATTCGCCAAAAACCAACGAAGGAAGTGTTTCTTCTCGGCAATAGTGACGGCACTACCCATGGGTGTCTCCCCCCTAAGTGGCGATGTCCAGTTGTCCACAAGGTACGCTGCGAGACCAAAACAATAGTTAGAATTCTTCGTTTATTCTATTCGGTAAACCGTGTAGAATTTCCTGCAAACGCTGATACCTGATTGATTTTTTTGTTGGCGGCCTCCTTTGCTTCTAAATTTCCCAAAATTAATGTGGTTTTTATCAAGATGTCATGGGGTCAACCCGTGCTACAAGCCAACTTTTCTCCCAGTCCAGAAGGGTTTTTTCAATGTTGCCTGGAACCGGTGTCTGTGAGTGCTGCTCCAGAAACGTCAGCCAGTGACGACAGTTACGCTCTGCATCTAATCCACGGATAAAACTCGATTCTGAAATCCGGTACACGCGTACGGCACCCGTTTCCTTGATGTCTGCTATCCGTGCCAATTCCCCTGTTACCGAAGGCTCGTCGGCAGTAGCGATAACGTTGAAGTTCGGCTGAACGATAAGTGTCTGCTTGGACCTTGTCTCTGGGCTCACGGATGTTTGACCTGTTGTTAGCAATTGTTGACAAAGATCTGTAGTTTGAAACCACTGTTGTCCAGATTCGTCTTCTCCAATGCGAATCAGACCAAGGTGCATCATCATTTTTACAATTCGTTCTCGCCAGACACTGTCAACAGAGTCATAGTAGTACTCGTTTACAAACGGGGCTACGGCTTTGAGCATGGAATCGAGGTTTACCCAGTCGTCTTTTGTCAGGGCGAATAGTTTGACAATGACAGGCAGCTTTAAAATTGCCCTGCGATATAAAGATATGTAGAATATCGCCATGGATCTCTCACGATTGACGGCACTGTCTTCAAGCCATTCATCACTCAGTTGTGTAACGGCGAGAAGTCCGTCGTCGCGTTCTTCAATCAAGCGATTTGAAAAAGCGTAGTCATACATTAAGGCAAATCTGTCCGGATAGTCATGGAAGCGGCGCCCGTAGCCAAATCTCCATCCGCCGTTGAGTGTTTCTTCCTGGACTTGCAGCAATTGTAGCAATCGAATCAGGTGTCTCTTATAGATGGCTCCGTCTTGCGTCAAAGTCACTTCTTGGTTTCGAACATATTCGAGAAATACGTCAAGGTCCTGTGCTAGGACATGCTGCTCGTCCGAATAAATCAAAGGGCCATCCTTGTCAAGAATGAGTTTCTCCCGAAAACTATCTGTTACATGTTTGTAAATAAAGGCTCGGATCTCTTGCGGAATGCAGTATCCACTTCGATTGTTTGTAACTCGAGAAGTGGGAAACAGCCACCCTTCTGTGACGGCCGCGTCGATGAGGTCTTCAGTCCCAAACCATGCAGTAAGTTCTTCTCTTGCGTACACTCGGTCCTGTTCCAAGCATAAACGAAGCAGCCCCAACTCTCGTCCAACGTACCATTTGTGCGTTTGTGCGGTCACAAATGAAGACAATCTAAAGTTCAGAGCAATTTCCTGATGGAGAGAAAGTTTAGAGTGCTTTGTGCATTCGAAGGAATAGTGGTTGGCAATTTCCCGCAATGTATTAATATCTGCATAGTTGAGGCATTCTGATAACCGCAATTGAATCACCCTTTCTAGTTTGTCGTTGTCTCTATATCGTAGGTATAGCCCTGTTCTACAAGAAAGCGCTGTCTCTTTCGTGCTGTTTCTTCCTCAACGGTATTTGCGGATACCAGGGAGTAAAACCAACCTCCCTGGGAACTTGGGCGCAACAGTCTGCCCAAGCGCTGTGCTTCTTCTTGCCGAGACCCGAAGAGGCCGGAAACCTGAATTCCTACCGAAGCTTCTGGCAGGTTAACAGCCATATTTGCTACTCTTGACAACACCAGAGCATCTTCGGCTCCGCTGCGAAAAGCTTCGTATAATTGGTTTCGTACCGATGACGGTGTGCTCCCCGTAATCAAAGGGATTCCATATCTCAATGCGATGTCCTTAAGTGATTTCAAATAGTGGCCTATAATCAGTATTTTTTGATCCCGATGGCGTTCCATGAGTCGTCCGACGACTTGAATTTTCTTCGAGTTGAGGGCTGCAATTCTGTGCTGTTCCCTGCGTGAGGCACGCCCGTACTCCCCGCGTTCTTCAACTGGGAGCGGGATCCGTAACTCAACACATTGCACGGACGCTAAATACCCTTGCTCCTCCAATTCTCGCCAGTCTCCGTCATAGCTTTTAGGACCGATAAGGCTGTATACGTCACTCTCCCTGCCATCTTCCCGAACCAGCGTGGCCGTCAATCCCAGTCTCCGTGAGCTTTGCAGTTCAGCGGCAAGTCTGAACAGCGGAGCAGGCAGCAGATGCACTTCATCGTAGATGACGAGCCCCCACTTCTCTGCAACGAGTCGTTTTAGGTGACGGTATTCACCCCGTTTATTCTTCCCGGATATGCGTTGGTAGGTGGTAATGGTAACTGGGGCAACAGGTTTTCTCGGTGAGTAGATGCTTACGTGTGTTGCATCCAGTGTGGTGCAGTGCGACACTTCCTGCTGCCACTGTTGTGCAGACACGTCACTTGGTGTGACAATGAGTGTCTGTTTCGACAGACGTGTGAGTATTGCCAAGCCAACTATGGTCTTACCGCTTCCACACGGCAAAACAACGACTCCACTTTGGTTAATTCCGTCGCCGAAAAAGGACTGAACGGCTTCCTGCTGGTACCCTCGAAGACCTATAGTCATTTTTAGATCCGACTTGAGACTCGGTGCATCCTCGTACTCCACCAAGTCTTCAACAGGTATCTCATGGCGTGCTAACACCTGTTTCACAAATCCCTGTTCTTCAATTGGAAATGTTACACGGTTTGCGAACACTTGCTCTGCCTTTTCTTGTATCTCAGCAAGGTTCGTGATAACGCTGTTCCATCGCTCTGCAAAAGTGAGTTGAACGAACTTCGGGCTTACGCGAGTCAGCTTGAACTGTCCCCATTTTGTCATTTCAGACACAATCAACTGCTGTACTTTGAGCGGTATAGGCTGGTCACTGCAGGACCTGAGAAAGCCCAGAACCTCCCGTGGTGTCTTACCCGAGGATGCAGCCTGCCAAAGTGTTTGAGGGGTAACACGGTACACGTATATGGGGTCTTGGCTCTCCATCAATGTGCTAAACGTGTGCAACTGAAGACGGAGATACGGGAACCGTGAATGACTGCCTTGTACAAAGATTTTTCCGTCAGTTTGAATATACAGCGAACTGTGCATGGGTTTCGCCTCTGCGTAAGTAGAATCTGTACTAGGTAGTTGCCGCTAAGCACTATGCATCACGATATCTCTAGTATGAGTTAGAGAAGTATGACGTATACCAATGAGCGTGTATGGATTTGCTAAATTAAGAGGGGAGTTCGTGACCAAGGCTGCCAGGGAAGGACAAAAAAAGAGAGGCACAATGTGTGCCCCCAAATAGGTTTTGCTAGGAGTGGAGAGAAATCAGAACATAACACCCTTCGAATTCAAGAATATATTGTTATGGAAGCGCTGTCAAGACTAAATCTTCAGAAATATAAGTTTCTCCCTGAGTTTTTTACAGTACTCAGAAAATCTTCACACATTACTGGTATTTCCCTTCTCCGTTTCCCAGAGCAGTCGGGCTGCTCTTGACTTCTCAAGGGCTTCTTTCAGCCTAATCTCATCACCTTGTTCCAGTACATCGACAAAATGCTCCAACTCATTGATGACCTTTTTTAGGTGAGTGGCCGTTTGAACGCGATTGAACAGCAGGGTGCTCGTCCAAAAGCCGGATGGAGAAGCAGCCAACCGTGTAACGTCGCGAAACCCGGGGCCGCAGTACTTGGCACTCAGTGCGGGCAGCGTTTCTTTCATATCTTGATAAGCCAGCATACTGGCTAAAGATGTGAGGTGTATACCGTGGCTGACAACAGCCATTAGACTGTCGTGCTGTTCCGCTGATGCAACAGTTCCGAAATCAGCGCCGATACTTTCAATCAATGTTCGAAGTCTCTCGGCAGCAGGCCATCCTTCAATGGTCAGCCAACTCCGGTTTGTAAAGAGGTCTGCCGTCGCTTCTAAGGGCCCCTCGCTAGCTAATCCAGCCATGGGGTGGGTTGGTGCAAACCGCTCTTCAAGATGGAGTGCCTGCGCAGCATGACACAGCGGCAACTTCACACTGCACACGTCCATCAGGATGTCCGCCAATTGGGAGACCTTGTGCATGAACTGAACAGCCGTGGAAACAGGTAACGCCAAAATTGCCAAATCGTACTTTTGTTCGGGGGCAGGCAATGCGGAGAAGACATTCGTGAATCTGCCGCTTCTCAGCAGGATAGTTCGATGCTCTTCGCTTTTTTCCACTCCGTCTATTACACAGGCATGACCCAGTCTTTCACGCAACGCATATGCCGCGGAGGCGCCAATTAGACCGCACCCAACAATGAGGATTGAGCGCGGTCTGAATTCAGCACACCGTTCGTCATCTTTGTGTTGCATAGTCGACTTCTTCGTCTATACTGTTATCTTCGCTGTGAAGGGCGGCTGCGATTTGTTGTACTTCACGAAGCATCTTGTCAAATCCCGGCAACGTTAAGGATTGGGCACCGTCGGACCAAGCCTCTGTCGGATTTGGATGAATCTCAACGATAAGTCCATCTGCTCCAGCAGCAATTGCAGCCCGCGACATGGCATTGACATACCTCGAGTGGCCGACACCGTGACTTGGGTCCACGATGACGGGTAAATGAGACAGGTGCTGTACTACTGGAACTGCGTTCAAGTCCAGCGTGTTACGAGTGTAGGTTTCAAAGGTGCGAATACCTCGCTCACACAGGATGACATTTGGGTTTCCTTCCGATAGAACGTATTCCGCCGACATCAGCCACTCTTCGATAGTTGCTGAAAGTCCCCTTTTTAAGAGTACCGGTTTCTGAGTCTTTCCGACTGCTTTTAACAACGGATAGTTTTGCATGTTTCTTGCACCGATTTGAAAGATATCCACATATTCTCCGACCAGATTCACCAAGTCGGGCTCCATGACTTCAGAGACCACCGGCAGTCCCGTTGCTTCGCGGGCCAGTGCCAAGTACTTGAGTCCTTCCTCTCCAAGTCCTTGAAACGAATACGGGGACGATCTCGGTTTATAAGCCCCTCCCCGCAGGATATGCCCCCCGGACGCCTTGACCGCTTGGGCTACTTGAATGATCTGATCTCTCGATTCAACGGAACAGGGCCCCGCCATCACCGTAGGTTGGCCCGCACCGATTTTCACTGAACCCACTTGGACCACTGTATTGTCGGGGTGGAATGCCCGGTTGGCAAGTTTAAAGGGGTTGCTGACGGAGACCATCTTTTCTACCCCAGGCATGCTGTCCAGCGGCAGTTCCAATGCCTT
Proteins encoded in this window:
- a CDS encoding menaquinol-cytochrome c reductase cytochrome b/c subunit; the encoded protein is MAGGERIPGTPRYRHNLKANSGYEPFIPNFLLKEWIAGSVFLLGFVLWVIFNHVTLGAKANPDDTSFIPVPDWYFLFIYQFLKYYPGSGLIFGLPGGFFGGVLVPGIGALLLMFVPWLDTRKERHPFRRPLATASMVLVVFLTIWLTNEAWVQHRGELGKSTTMTLFASKSSSGSTVTTLPKVQKIPASQIHFTDTSMPGYKLFQKTCASCHGNKGEGAFGPPIYAIGKYWNAKQLTNFVENPKGGMPKNGNLQSTAQVQQVVDWLVKQKTSGK
- the qcrB gene encoding menaquinol-cytochrome c reductase cytochrome b subunit, encoding MKRAYDWIDERLNVTPLWRDVADHDVPAHVNPAIKMSAFIYCFGGLTFLVIVTQILSGMFLAMYYTPDITNAWYSVKYITDQVLLGQVVRGMHFWGASLVIVMMFLHMLRVFFTGAYKKPRELNWVVGVLIFFVVLAFGFTGYLLPWDQKAYWATSVGSKIAGSIPGIGPYLQTLLVGSHTVGALTLARFFAIHVFFLPAALLVLLALHFIMIRTQHIAGPL
- a CDS encoding YpiB family protein; amino-acid sequence: MGSAVTIAEKKHFLRWFLANYQLQSREAEMLMRYMMTRENVLRRVHFVENFRQLSRVIVIATKCVPVAPFRYYRRNKPVSTDVEQAFLDLYQHPDEEIYVGLFFKDRGTSEAYGAVLEEIPTREMEPALREMISLQAELAIEKAVHDYQRSQLMQQVNNALDVGNYELFLEASQRLIDFDASASPSL
- a CDS encoding helicase-associated domain-containing protein, whose translation is MRLSECLNYADINTLREIANHYSFECTKHSKLSLHQEIALNFRLSSFVTAQTHKWYVGRELGLLRLCLEQDRVYAREELTAWFGTEDLIDAAVTEGWLFPTSRVTNNRSGYCIPQEIRAFIYKHVTDSFREKLILDKDGPLIYSDEQHVLAQDLDVFLEYVRNQEVTLTQDGAIYKRHLIRLLQLLQVQEETLNGGWRFGYGRRFHDYPDRFALMYDYAFSNRLIEERDDGLLAVTQLSDEWLEDSAVNRERSMAIFYISLYRRAILKLPVIVKLFALTKDDWVNLDSMLKAVAPFVNEYYYDSVDSVWRERIVKMMMHLGLIRIGEDESGQQWFQTTDLCQQLLTTGQTSVSPETRSKQTLIVQPNFNVIATADEPSVTGELARIADIKETGAVRVYRISESSFIRGLDAERNCRHWLTFLEQHSQTPVPGNIEKTLLDWEKSWLVARVDPMTS
- a CDS encoding DNA repair helicase XPB, which translates into the protein MHSSLYIQTDGKIFVQGSHSRFPYLRLQLHTFSTLMESQDPIYVYRVTPQTLWQAASSGKTPREVLGFLRSCSDQPIPLKVQQLIVSEMTKWGQFKLTRVSPKFVQLTFAERWNSVITNLAEIQEKAEQVFANRVTFPIEEQGFVKQVLARHEIPVEDLVEYEDAPSLKSDLKMTIGLRGYQQEAVQSFFGDGINQSGVVVLPCGSGKTIVGLAILTRLSKQTLIVTPSDVSAQQWQQEVSHCTTLDATHVSIYSPRKPVAPVTITTYQRISGKNKRGEYRHLKRLVAEKWGLVIYDEVHLLPAPLFRLAAELQSSRRLGLTATLVREDGRESDVYSLIGPKSYDGDWRELEEQGYLASVQCVELRIPLPVEERGEYGRASRREQHRIAALNSKKIQVVGRLMERHRDQKILIIGHYLKSLKDIALRYGIPLITGSTPSSVRNQLYEAFRSGAEDALVLSRVANMAVNLPEASVGIQVSGLFGSRQEEAQRLGRLLRPSSQGGWFYSLVSANTVEEETARKRQRFLVEQGYTYDIETTTN
- a CDS encoding prephenate dehydrogenase/arogenate dehydrogenase family protein, which translates into the protein MQHKDDERCAEFRPRSILIVGCGLIGASAAYALRERLGHACVIDGVEKSEEHRTILLRSGRFTNVFSALPAPEQKYDLAILALPVSTAVQFMHKVSQLADILMDVCSVKLPLCHAAQALHLEERFAPTHPMAGLASEGPLEATADLFTNRSWLTIEGWPAAERLRTLIESIGADFGTVASAEQHDSLMAVVSHGIHLTSLASMLAYQDMKETLPALSAKYCGPGFRDVTRLAASPSGFWTSTLLFNRVQTATHLKKVINELEHFVDVLEQGDEIRLKEALEKSRAARLLWETEKGNTSNV
- the aroF gene encoding 3-deoxy-7-phosphoheptulonate synthase — protein: MIVVMKNGATKVQVQDVVKVLKDKGLGVHVSEGEEQTVVGVIGNKQKALELPLDSMPGVEKMVSVSNPFKLANRAFHPDNTVVQVGSVKIGAGQPTVMAGPCSVESRDQIIQVAQAVKASGGHILRGGAYKPRSSPYSFQGLGEEGLKYLALAREATGLPVVSEVMEPDLVNLVGEYVDIFQIGARNMQNYPLLKAVGKTQKPVLLKRGLSATIEEWLMSAEYVLSEGNPNVILCERGIRTFETYTRNTLDLNAVPVVQHLSHLPVIVDPSHGVGHSRYVNAMSRAAIAAGADGLIVEIHPNPTEAWSDGAQSLTLPGFDKMLREVQQIAAALHSEDNSIDEEVDYATQR